In Gossypium hirsutum isolate 1008001.06 chromosome D06, Gossypium_hirsutum_v2.1, whole genome shotgun sequence, one genomic interval encodes:
- the LOC107900610 gene encoding SWR1 complex subunit 2 — translation MGTGKEDTVIFLDRASRSTRGRRMTKLLDEEFEEDELFWNQEAFKEEENDVNYEEEPEVADVFDSDFDEDEPEPDEEVENEADERVRTKKRLIFPGKPSMKKKKKKKVLSNLDGDSKDENLTQKTSSTQHHDAPDDAEGERIIRKSTRTSVIVRQAERDAIRAALQATMKPIKRKKEGEEKRMTQEEMLLEAAQTEIMNLRNLERVLAREEEVKKRAIIHKAVYSGPQIKYVSKDGSSYLEFSKGLTFHSELSTTPLPYPEKAMCAVTGLPARYRDPKTGLCYATKEAFKIIRERFPDEHKSAPKKMDMGVLLDSLSGQGLMPRRKRSHVSNRSQTSRFQYLGNFRRTPPDDDESSD, via the exons ATGGGAACCGGTAAAGAAGATACAGTCATTTTCCTGGATCGTGCTTCTCGATCAACCAGAGGGAGAAG GATGACGAAGTTGCTGGACGAGGAATTTGAAGAGGACGAGTTGTTTTGGAATCAAGAAGCTTTTAAAGAG GAGGAGAATGATGTCAATTACGAAGAAGAGCCGGAGGTTGCTGATGTGTTTGATAGTGACTTCGATGAAGAT GAACCTGAGCCAGATGAGGAAGTAGAAAATGAAGCAGATGAAAG GGTTCGCACAAAGAAGCGTCTGATATTTCCTGGAAAGCCTTctatgaagaaaaagaagaaaaagaaagttctTTCAAATTTAGATGGTGATTCCAAGGATGAAAATCTTACTCAAAAGACTTCCTCTACACAGCATCATGATGCCCCTGATGATGCAGAAGGTGAAAGAATTATAAGGAAATCTACAAGAACTTCAGTCATTGTTAGGCAAGCTGAGCGAGATGCGATACGTGCTGCTCTGCAGGCAACAATGAAG ccaataaaaaggaaaaaagaaggtgAGGAGAAGAGGATGACTCAAGAAGAAATGCTTTTGGAAGCAGCACAAACAG AAATTATGAACTTAAGGAATTTAGAGCGTGTTTTGGCAAGAGAGGAAGAAGTTAAGAAAAGAGCAATAATCCACAAAGCTGTTTATAGTGGTCCGCAGATTAAATATGTGTCAAAAGATG GTTCTTCATATCTAGAATTTAGTAAAGGATTGACATTTCACTCAGAGCTCTCAACCACACCACTTCCAT ACCCAGAAAAGGCCATGTGTGCTGTCACTGGATTGCCGGCGAG GTACCGAGATCCAAAGACTGGGCTATGCTATGCAACAAAGGAAGCCTTTAAAATTATTCGAGAACG TTTTCCTGATGAACATAAAAGTGCTCCCAAGAAAATGGATATGGGGGTCTTGCTTGATTCTCTGTCTGGTCAGGGTTTAATGCCCAGGCGGAAGAGATCTCACGTATCAAATAGAAGTCAAACATCACGCTTCCAGTACTTGGGGAATTTCCGCAGAACACCACCTGATGATGATGAAAGTTCAGATTAG